The following are encoded together in the Tribolium castaneum strain GA2 chromosome 3, icTriCast1.1, whole genome shotgun sequence genome:
- the corto gene encoding uncharacterized protein corto produces the protein MSGASISYPHQHGFSSELKCEAQSRTDQRSGNIAMATCYPAYELTPPQRTVQVPVQKDYSRPLHVDCSVEYELPNTAKPPQGVRNEPLLMIHPCYFRKIESQRRSPFVNNLPSRQPQPAVAAKRRARPQPAQPQQAAQYPVQYAADRQQLWDQMPNLVPISQAYCKRDQLAYSGDSGHWTDPDRSPDRPEDKHILSGKYRQYLRAHRLHPYVTSAIPLASTFPQIQQVCYNV, from the coding sequence ATGTCGGGAGCATCGATTTCCTACCCCCACCAGCACGGGTTCTCCTCGGAGCTGAAGTGCGAAGCTCAGTCGAGGACCGATCAGCGGTCAGGAAACATCGCGATGGCGACGTGTTACCCAGCGTATGAGTTGACTCCTCCTCAGAGGACGGTGCAAGTGCCTGTGCAGAAGGACTATTCGAGGCCGCTGCACGTCGACTGCAGCGTCGAGTACGAGCTGCCCAACACGGCCAAGCCCCCGCAGGGCGTCCGCAACGAGCCGCTGCTGATGATCCACCCCTGCTACTTCCGCAAGATCGAGAGCCAGCGGAGGAGCCCCTTCGTCAACAACCTGCCCTCGCGGCAGCCGCAGCCCGCCGTCGCGGCCAAGCGGCGCGCCCGCCCGCAGCCCGCGCAGCCCCAGCAGGCCGCCCAGTACCCGGTGCAGTACGCCGCCGACCGCCAGCAGCTCTGGGACCAGATGCCCAACCTGGTGCCCATCTCGCAGGCCTACTGCAAGCGCGACCAGCTGGCCTACTCCGGCGACTCCGGCCACTGGACGGACCCGGACCGCAGCCCGGACCGGCCCGAGGACAAGCACATCCTCTCCGGCAAGTACCGGCAGTACTTGCGGGCTCACAGACTGCACCCCTATGTGACTTCTGCCATACCGCTGGCCTCTACCTTCCCGCAGATCCAGCAGGTGTGCTACAACGTGTGA